From the genome of Nicotiana sylvestris chromosome 2, ASM39365v2, whole genome shotgun sequence, one region includes:
- the LOC138885405 gene encoding uncharacterized protein, which yields MEFKLFTGKTSINPPKSFLKINWFKPPRGWYKLNVDANFHSYNKNCGLGGVFVNATGSWIVGFVKLSHANCSLVAELKALQEGLRTAKEWNLLPLEIETDYLEVIQAIQVGNKLFNKIVNDCRSLMHQQKVTLRHTFRQGNRIAHQLAKGVLERDNQAIGVAGGSKAEKPSKKVFVVPPFDVIDFVESDRLESTSHKKLLCNEACKLLASLGNQYILQDACYVDYVLDVS from the coding sequence ATGGAATTTAAACTATTCACGGGAAAAACCTCTATTAACCCTCCCAAATCCTTTTTAAAAATCAACTGGTTCAAACCCCCTAGGGGGTGGTACAAACTGAATGTGGATGCCAATTTTCATAGCTATAACAAAAACTGTGGTTTAGGCGGTGTTTTCGTAAATGCAACAGGTAGCTGGATAGTTGGTTTTGTAAAACTATCACATGCAAATTGCTCACTAGTAGCTGAATTAAAAGCTCTACAAGAAGGTCTAAGAACAGCAAAGGAGTGGAACCTCCTCCCACTTGAGATTGAGACAGACTACTTAGAGGTAATCCAGGCAATACAAGTCGGTAATAAATTATTTAACAAAATTGTTAATGATTGTAGGTCCTTAATGCACCAGCAAAAGGTTACTCTCCGGCATACTTTCAGGCAGGGGAATAGGATTGCCCATCAACTAGCAAAAGGGGTCCTCGAAAGGGACAATCAAGCTATTGGAGTAGCAGGAGGAAGTAAAGCAGAGAAGCCCAGTAAAAAAGTTTTTGTTGTACCACCTTTTGATGTAATAGATTTTGTGGAAAGTGATAGACTTGAATCCACTTCCCATAAAAAACTTCTATGTAATGAAGCTTGCAAACTGCTAGCAAGCTTAGGAAACCAATACATCCTCCAAGATGCATGTTATGTCGACTATGTACTAGATGTTTCTTAG